The following coding sequences lie in one Flavobacteriales bacterium genomic window:
- a CDS encoding OmpA family protein, whose amino-acid sequence MKKYFRILTILFVLLTLNSFSQDNQPLTNKTAKELLSRAELDFEDKKYLDALDKFQQLYEYKPSDVYYKLMMGICYGYSPNEKSKSIEIIEQVKITNPEYNLVNFYLAKAYAVNYQFDKALELFNMFLSRSESGEEEEQATAQKMIQNCKNAIEILRDTIKENVVENIQAPINSQYSEYVPVISADESVMIYTYRGIRSKGADKLPVSMNSESYTEDVFISYNKNGEWTEPESIGDNINSEGHDAAIALSVDGQTLFIYKSENNNNGDIYVSKLQGKNWSKPTPLKGDVNKKESWEGSVSLSANGKVLYFASDRAGGYGGRDLYKAELQSDDTWGNVQNLGMKINTTFNEDAPFIHPDNKTLYFSSEGLTSIGGYDIFYTKMDEYGSFETPENIGYPINTINDDRYFVLAADGKTGYYSGGGEKSIGEQDIFRIITGKVGKPVLALLLGNVYFNDAPIGSFMNLFKGDDAELEGTFKSNDETGKYVMALTPGRYEIEVELASGEIVRDSINLEEIKEYVELYKDFRIYSDSNLIVKNNVGLQEVLNRTLSGEPKTIDTLFTANVGKPKDVKGLEPGRAFVLNNIYYDWDKATLRAESTQELDRLVVILNENPTVKVEISSHTDTRGSDVYNQNLSQKRANSVVTYLTNKGIKKDRFKALGAGETKPVDDCSKYTECGETRNDDCPCHQKNRRTEFKVLSN is encoded by the coding sequence ATGAAAAAATATTTTAGAATATTAACCATATTGTTTGTATTACTTACATTAAACTCTTTTTCTCAAGATAATCAACCTCTTACCAATAAAACTGCCAAAGAACTTTTAAGTAGAGCAGAACTCGATTTTGAAGATAAAAAGTATTTGGATGCGTTGGATAAATTCCAACAATTGTACGAATACAAACCATCGGACGTATATTATAAGTTAATGATGGGAATATGTTATGGATACAGCCCGAACGAGAAATCGAAATCGATAGAAATTATAGAACAAGTAAAAATAACCAACCCTGAATACAATTTGGTTAACTTTTATTTAGCCAAAGCTTATGCTGTTAACTATCAATTTGATAAAGCATTGGAATTGTTCAACATGTTTTTGAGTAGAAGCGAGTCAGGTGAAGAAGAAGAACAAGCAACAGCTCAAAAAATGATTCAGAACTGTAAAAATGCCATTGAAATTTTAAGAGATACGATTAAAGAAAACGTGGTTGAAAATATTCAAGCACCTATCAATTCTCAGTATTCTGAGTATGTTCCGGTTATTTCGGCTGATGAATCTGTTATGATTTACACCTACAGAGGGATTAGAAGTAAAGGTGCAGATAAGTTACCTGTATCAATGAATTCTGAAAGTTATACCGAAGATGTATTTATTTCTTACAACAAAAATGGCGAATGGACAGAGCCTGAAAGTATAGGAGATAATATTAACAGTGAAGGACATGATGCGGCAATAGCTTTGTCTGTTGATGGTCAAACTTTGTTTATTTACAAAAGTGAAAACAACAATAATGGCGATATTTATGTAAGTAAATTACAAGGTAAAAATTGGTCGAAACCAACGCCTTTAAAAGGTGATGTAAACAAAAAAGAAAGCTGGGAAGGTAGTGTAAGTTTGTCTGCTAATGGTAAAGTGTTGTATTTTGCTAGTGATAGAGCAGGAGGTTATGGTGGTAGAGATTTATACAAAGCAGAATTACAAAGTGACGATACTTGGGGAAATGTTCAAAATTTAGGAATGAAAATCAATACCACTTTTAATGAAGATGCACCGTTTATTCATCCTGATAACAAAACCTTGTATTTTAGTTCTGAAGGTTTAACAAGTATTGGTGGGTACGATATTTTTTACACCAAAATGGACGAATATGGTTCGTTTGAAACTCCTGAAAATATTGGTTACCCAATTAACACCATCAACGACGATAGGTATTTTGTTTTAGCTGCAGATGGTAAAACAGGATATTATTCAGGTGGTGGAGAAAAAAGCATTGGCGAACAGGATATTTTTAGAATCATTACTGGTAAAGTAGGAAAGCCTGTATTAGCACTTTTGTTGGGTAACGTTTATTTTAACGATGCACCAATTGGTTCTTTCATGAACTTGTTTAAAGGCGATGATGCCGAATTGGAAGGTACTTTTAAATCGAACGATGAGACAGGTAAGTATGTGATGGCACTAACACCAGGTAGGTACGAAATTGAAGTGGAATTGGCTTCAGGAGAAATTGTTAGAGATTCTATCAATTTAGAAGAAATAAAAGAATATGTAGAGTTGTATAAAGACTTTAGAATTTATAGCGATTCAAACCTAATTGTTAAAAACAATGTAGGCTTGCAAGAGGTGTTAAACAGAACATTGAGTGGTGAGCCTAAAACCATTGACACTTTATTTACTGCGAATGTTGGAAAACCAAAAGATGTTAAAGGTTTGGAGCCAGGTAGAGCATTTGTGTTAAACAACATTTATTACGATTGGGATAAAGCAACTTTAAGAGCAGAATCTACTCAAGAGTTAGATAGGTTAGTAGTTATTTTAAATGAAAACCCAACAGTAAAAGTTGAAATTTCTAGTCATACCGATACAAGAGGTAGCGATGTTTACAATCAAAACTTATCTCAAAAAAGAGCTAATTCGGTAGTAACATATTTAACCAATAAAGGCATTAAAAAAGACCGTTTTAAAGCTTTGGGTGCTGGCGAAACTAAACCAGTTGACGATTGCTCTAAGTATACTGAATGTGGTGAAACTAGAAATGACGATTGTCCTTGTCACCAAAAGAACAGAAGAACAGAATTTAAAGTATTATCGAATTAA
- a CDS encoding BamA/TamA family outer membrane protein → MGLTLIFIGCNPTKTLKEHEEILLTNKIKVDNSKIDKDEIYSIIKQKPNKKILGVFRFHLGVYNLFSNKKESKFRDNVGEAPVIYDSLLTERSIKQLELYLDNKGFFQNQVTVEKTVKKQKVTQSYIIKAGEPYLINKISYKFNDPSLGGYVLSKKDYSLIKKGRNFDVDVLDKERERIKNTLKNYGYYYFTNNSIKYLVDTTMGNQKVDILIELLEDKVEIPDSDSSFYAPHKKYTINNINMYIGNKSTIERTPILDTIEFKGATILYKDKLKFKPKMLTHTLNFKPKEEYSLRDQNNTYKQLTGLKLFKNVSIIYEEIDSNQLNANIYLAPLVFNSYTLEGVGTNTGGDLGVEGNIIYQNKNLFRGGELFNVKLKGGLQIQRVVGVSNSANEIFGTPFNTLEFGPEASLEFPRFLLPVNLENFSKRSNPKTIINTALNFQQRPEYARNLIQGAFSYSWSETQFKNHYITPFNISFVKLDLTDDFKNTIIAENNPFLLNSYTDHFISAIQYSFMFNNQELNRIKNYEYFKFNVETSGNMLSTYNRVANNPKDPITNSYKFAGIRYAEYVKSEIDVRFYQNNHGSNLVERFNLGIGVPYGNLDVLPFEKSFFGGGSNGIRAWPARRLGPGSLSDSLQNAANQIGELKIEANIEYRFDITKLFKGAFFVDAGNIWILKEDAKRPNAEINYKRFYDDLAIGVGFGLRLDFSFFIFRFDIASPLKDPSKDDPKKYQIEIKKTTLNLGIGYPF, encoded by the coding sequence TTGGGGTTAACATTAATTTTTATAGGATGTAATCCAACAAAAACACTAAAAGAACACGAGGAAATCTTGTTAACCAATAAGATTAAAGTTGATAATAGTAAAATAGATAAAGATGAAATCTATAGCATTATTAAACAAAAACCCAACAAAAAAATATTAGGCGTGTTTCGTTTTCATTTAGGTGTTTACAATTTATTTAGCAATAAAAAAGAAAGCAAGTTTAGAGACAATGTGGGTGAGGCTCCAGTTATTTACGATTCGCTTTTAACCGAAAGGAGTATAAAACAATTGGAATTGTACCTTGACAACAAAGGTTTTTTTCAAAATCAGGTTACGGTAGAAAAAACCGTTAAAAAGCAAAAAGTTACCCAATCGTACATTATTAAAGCAGGCGAACCTTACCTAATTAACAAGATTAGCTACAAATTTAACGACCCTAGCTTGGGTGGATATGTTTTATCCAAGAAAGATTATTCACTGATAAAAAAAGGAAGAAATTTTGATGTAGATGTTTTAGATAAAGAACGTGAACGAATTAAAAATACCCTAAAAAATTATGGTTATTATTATTTTACCAATAATTCCATTAAGTATTTGGTAGATACTACTATGGGAAATCAAAAAGTAGATATTTTAATCGAATTGTTAGAAGACAAAGTTGAAATACCCGACAGTGATTCCTCTTTTTATGCTCCTCATAAAAAATACACCATTAACAACATTAATATGTATATAGGCAATAAATCTACTATTGAACGAACACCAATATTAGATACAATTGAATTTAAAGGGGCTACCATTTTATATAAAGACAAATTGAAATTTAAGCCAAAAATGTTAACACATACGCTAAATTTCAAACCAAAAGAAGAATATTCGTTAAGAGACCAAAACAATACCTACAAACAATTAACTGGTTTAAAATTATTTAAAAACGTTTCTATTATTTACGAAGAAATAGACTCTAATCAGCTAAACGCAAACATTTACCTTGCTCCTTTAGTTTTTAACTCTTACACTCTTGAAGGCGTTGGAACAAATACAGGTGGCGACTTAGGTGTTGAGGGTAACATCATTTACCAAAATAAAAATTTATTTAGAGGGGGAGAATTGTTTAACGTAAAGTTAAAAGGAGGATTACAAATTCAGCGAGTTGTTGGTGTATCAAATAGTGCCAACGAAATTTTCGGAACACCTTTTAACACCTTAGAGTTTGGTCCTGAGGCATCGTTAGAATTTCCTCGATTTTTGTTGCCTGTTAATTTAGAAAACTTTTCGAAACGCTCTAATCCTAAAACCATTATCAACACTGCATTAAATTTTCAGCAGCGACCAGAATATGCTCGTAATTTAATACAAGGAGCTTTCAGTTATTCGTGGAGCGAAACGCAATTTAAAAACCATTACATCACACCATTCAATATTTCGTTTGTTAAACTGGACTTAACAGATGATTTTAAAAATACCATTATTGCTGAAAACAACCCTTTTTTATTAAACTCTTATACCGATCATTTTATTAGCGCTATACAGTACAGTTTTATGTTTAACAACCAAGAGTTGAACAGAATAAAAAACTACGAGTACTTTAAATTTAACGTGGAAACATCGGGAAATATGCTTTCCACTTATAATCGAGTAGCCAACAACCCGAAAGACCCTATTACCAATAGTTACAAATTTGCTGGAATTAGGTATGCCGAATATGTTAAATCGGAAATTGATGTACGATTTTACCAAAACAATCACGGTTCTAATTTGGTAGAACGTTTTAACCTTGGTATTGGAGTACCTTACGGAAATTTAGATGTTTTACCCTTCGAAAAAAGTTTCTTTGGTGGTGGTTCAAATGGTATTAGAGCATGGCCCGCTCGACGATTAGGTCCAGGTTCATTATCAGATTCGTTGCAAAATGCAGCCAATCAAATTGGAGAATTAAAAATAGAGGCCAACATTGAGTATCGTTTTGATATTACCAAATTGTTTAAAGGTGCTTTTTTTGTTGATGCTGGTAACATTTGGATTTTAAAAGAAGATGCGAAACGGCCAAATGCTGAAATTAACTACAAACGATTTTATGATGATTTAGCCATTGGTGTTGGTTTTGGTTTACGTTTAGATTTCAGCTTCTTCATTTTCCGTTTTGATATTGCATCCCCGCTAAAAGACCCATCGAAGGATGATCCTAAAAAATATCAAATAGAAATTAAAAAAACCACCTTAAATCTTGGTATTGGATATCCATTCTAA
- the fbaA gene encoding class II fructose-bisphosphate aldolase, whose translation MVKTIKAGVITGDQVQEVFKLAKAKKFALPAVNVTGSSTVNTVMETAKEMNGPVIIQFSNGGCIFNAGKGLSNENEQAAIAGGVAGAKHVHELAKLYNVAVILHTDHCAKKLLPWIDGLLDAGEKFYKENGVPLYSSHMIDLSEEPLHENIEICKKYLERMSKIGMTLEIELGITGGEEDGVDNSDVDNNKLYTQPEEVAYAYEELLKVSDKFTIAAAFGNVHGVYKPGNVHLTPKILKNSQDYIQKKYNTGHNPVDFVFHGGSGSSVEEIREAIGYGVIKMNIDTDLQYAFTEGVRDYMKDKSAYLQSQIGNPEGDDKPNKKYYDPRVWMREGEKTFKARLKKAFEDLNNVNTL comes from the coding sequence ATGGTTAAAACGATTAAAGCAGGTGTAATTACCGGTGACCAAGTTCAAGAAGTTTTTAAATTAGCTAAAGCGAAAAAATTTGCTTTACCTGCTGTAAATGTTACAGGTTCAAGTACTGTTAATACCGTAATGGAAACGGCTAAAGAAATGAATGGTCCAGTTATCATTCAGTTTTCTAACGGTGGTTGTATTTTTAACGCAGGTAAAGGCTTGAGTAATGAAAACGAACAAGCTGCCATTGCTGGTGGTGTTGCTGGTGCAAAACACGTTCACGAATTAGCCAAACTTTACAACGTAGCGGTTATTTTACATACCGACCATTGTGCAAAAAAATTATTGCCTTGGATTGATGGTTTATTAGATGCTGGAGAAAAGTTTTATAAAGAAAATGGTGTGCCATTGTACAGCTCTCACATGATAGATTTGTCGGAAGAACCATTACACGAAAACATAGAAATTTGTAAAAAATACCTTGAGCGAATGAGCAAAATAGGCATGACTTTAGAAATTGAATTAGGAATAACAGGTGGAGAAGAAGATGGTGTGGACAATTCGGATGTGGACAACAACAAATTATACACTCAACCAGAAGAAGTAGCTTATGCTTACGAAGAATTATTAAAGGTGAGTGATAAATTTACCATTGCTGCTGCTTTTGGTAATGTGCATGGAGTTTATAAGCCAGGAAACGTACACTTAACTCCAAAAATTTTAAAAAACTCACAAGATTACATCCAAAAGAAATACAACACTGGTCACAACCCTGTTGATTTTGTATTCCACGGTGGTTCAGGCTCTTCGGTTGAAGAAATTAGAGAAGCTATTGGTTATGGTGTTATAAAAATGAATATCGATACCGATTTACAGTACGCTTTTACTGAAGGTGTTAGAGATTACATGAAAGACAAATCGGCTTACTTACAATCTCAAATTGGTAACCCAGAGGGTGACGACAAACCAAATAAAAAATATTACGACCCACGTGTGTGGATGAGAGAAGGTGAAAAAACGTTTAAAGCACGTTTGAAAAAAGCTTTTGAAGATTTAAACAATGTTAATACTTTGTGA
- a CDS encoding four helix bundle protein: protein MENKEFAKELELRTKTFAIRIIKLSSLLPNTTESNVIRNQITKSGTSIGANYREANRSRSKADFKNKIKISESEASETVYWIEIINSLGWIEKANGEILMKEAGELLAIFTSISKKLKE, encoded by the coding sequence ATGGAGAATAAAGAGTTTGCAAAAGAATTAGAATTAAGAACAAAAACATTTGCCATTCGTATTATAAAATTATCAAGTTTGCTACCAAATACAACTGAAAGTAACGTTATAAGAAATCAAATCACAAAATCAGGAACAAGTATTGGTGCAAATTATAGAGAAGCAAATAGATCGAGAAGTAAGGCTGATTTTAAAAATAAAATAAAAATAAGCGAAAGTGAAGCCAGTGAAACAGTTTATTGGATTGAAATAATTAACAGTTTAGGTTGGATTGAGAAAGCAAATGGAGAAATTTTAATGAAAGAAGCAGGTGAATTACTTGCAATTTTTACCTCTATTAGTAAAAAATTAAAAGAATAA
- a CDS encoding acetyl-CoA carboxylase carboxyltransferase subunit beta: protein MGWFKRKIKGVITPTTEKKETPEGLWYKCPKCSHVVSTEDHSASLHVCTGCGHHEKIGSKEYFAILFDDNKFKELDANLVSGDPLNFEDTKKYKDRLIATQKKSQLKDACRTAAGKINNQNLVVACMDFDFIGGSMGSVVGEKIARAIDYSIKHNTPFLMISKSGGARMMEAAFSLMQMAKTSAKLSLLAKAKIPYISLLTDPTTGGVTASYAMLGDLNIAEPNALIGFAGPRVVKETIGKDLPEGFQTSEFVLEHGFLDLIVERKELKEKLSQIISMFNN from the coding sequence ATGGGATGGTTTAAAAGAAAGATTAAAGGAGTGATTACTCCAACAACAGAGAAGAAAGAAACCCCAGAAGGTTTATGGTATAAATGCCCAAAATGTAGCCACGTAGTTTCTACCGAAGACCATAGTGCATCGCTACATGTTTGTACAGGTTGTGGACACCACGAAAAAATTGGCTCAAAAGAGTATTTTGCTATTCTTTTTGACGATAACAAATTCAAAGAATTGGATGCCAACTTGGTTTCGGGCGACCCTTTAAATTTTGAAGACACCAAAAAATACAAAGACCGTTTGATTGCTACGCAAAAAAAATCGCAATTAAAAGACGCTTGTAGAACAGCTGCAGGTAAAATAAACAACCAAAACTTGGTTGTGGCTTGTATGGATTTCGATTTTATTGGTGGTTCTATGGGTTCGGTAGTAGGAGAAAAAATAGCTCGTGCTATTGATTATTCTATAAAACACAACACACCGTTTTTAATGATTTCGAAATCGGGTGGAGCAAGAATGATGGAAGCCGCATTTTCGTTAATGCAAATGGCTAAAACTTCGGCTAAACTTTCGTTGTTGGCAAAAGCTAAAATACCTTACATATCGTTGTTAACCGACCCAACAACTGGTGGAGTTACCGCATCGTATGCCATGTTGGGCGATTTAAACATTGCTGAGCCCAATGCCTTAATTGGTTTTGCTGGACCACGCGTGGTAAAAGAAACCATTGGTAAAGATTTACCAGAAGGTTTCCAAACTTCGGAGTTTGTGTTAGAACACGGTTTCTTGGATTTAATTGTTGAACGTAAAGAGTTGAAAGAAAAACTCTCTCAAATTATTAGCATGTTTAATAATTGA
- a CDS encoding nucleotidyl transferase AbiEii/AbiGii toxin family protein — MNNWLTLSKEEQIELFTQIGVKTNLLPQAVEKDAWVSLILRMIFTSELASHLIFKGGTSLSKAFNLIQRFSEDIDLGIDRKYLGFEGKLSNGEIRKLRRACHAFVSNDLAELLRKQLVEYGVDESLFELMVENTQVSDQDPETIKVNYQSVFGEISYLPKRVLIEVSARSLIEPNQEVGIKSLIDKHYPETDFVEGEFVVNATNPQKTFLEKLILLHEEFEKPAEKIKYLRMSRHFYDIGQILDSEFGRKAIKNKELFESIINHRKVFTPIKTTNYETLTLQSLRIIPPDEHLGNYKSDYKEMQSSMIHGESLDFDTLLKKIINELK, encoded by the coding sequence ATGAATAACTGGCTAACCTTATCGAAAGAAGAACAAATAGAGCTGTTTACTCAAATTGGAGTAAAAACTAACCTTCTTCCACAAGCTGTTGAAAAAGATGCCTGGGTTAGTCTAATTCTGCGAATGATATTTACTTCAGAATTAGCAAGTCATTTAATATTTAAAGGAGGAACTTCATTAAGTAAGGCTTTTAACTTAATTCAACGATTTTCAGAAGATATTGATTTAGGTATTGACAGAAAGTATTTAGGGTTTGAAGGAAAATTATCAAACGGAGAAATTCGCAAATTGAGAAGAGCTTGTCACGCATTCGTTTCTAACGATTTAGCTGAATTACTTCGAAAACAATTAGTAGAATACGGGGTTGATGAAAGCCTCTTTGAACTGATGGTAGAAAACACACAAGTATCTGACCAAGACCCTGAAACTATTAAAGTCAATTATCAATCTGTGTTTGGTGAAATATCCTATCTCCCAAAAAGAGTTTTGATAGAAGTTAGTGCTAGATCTTTAATCGAACCTAATCAAGAGGTTGGTATTAAATCACTTATTGATAAACACTACCCTGAAACCGATTTTGTAGAAGGAGAATTTGTGGTTAATGCGACCAATCCTCAAAAAACATTTTTGGAGAAGCTAATTCTGTTGCATGAAGAATTTGAAAAGCCCGCTGAAAAAATCAAGTATTTAAGAATGTCTAGGCATTTCTACGATATTGGGCAAATACTAGACTCTGAATTTGGGCGAAAAGCAATAAAGAATAAGGAGCTTTTCGAAAGTATAATTAACCATAGAAAAGTATTCACTCCAATAAAAACTACTAATTATGAAACGCTGACTTTACAAAGTCTTCGCATCATTCCTCCTGATGAGCATTTGGGTAACTATAAATCAGATTACAAAGAAATGCAAAGCAGCATGATACATGGTGAATCACTTGATTTTGATACACTACTTAAAAAAATAATAAACGAATTGAAATAA
- a CDS encoding N-6 DNA methylase, with product MKLTEILRDSNYKLTQFSQEQIEKLEREVFLKDIRGTQTPYFNCLVRRKEIKLTPEETVRQLYLMVLNEEYGYPFERMEIEYSVSFGREKKRADIVIFDKQDTRAVYIMVELKKPKLKDGKEQLKSYCNATGAPIGIWSNGDSISFYNRKDPNYFEDIPDIPKATEKLSDVLTERWTIEDLIAKDKLVTEKKSLKDLILEMEDEVLANAGVDVFEELFKLIFTKLFDEMESGRNKTRHLAFRNYGDTENELKEKIQALFEKAKGKWEGVFSDDSKIMLTPSHLSVCVSSLQDVKLFNSNLDVVDEAFEYLINKSSKGEKGQYFTPRYVIDMCVKMMNPQVEEKVIDTAAGSCGFPVHSIFHVWEQILKEKGIPKSHLFTTEEKPTECIDYVQNNVFAIDFDEKAVRVARTLNLIAGDGQTNVLHLNTLDWERWDEKTEDEDWQDTYFEGWKKLKKLREDKNSNRDFDFDVLMANPPFAGDIKESRILSKYELGKKPNGKYQTKVGRDILFIERNLDFLKPGGRMAVVLPQGRFNNSSDKNIRDFIAEKCRILGVVGLHGNVFKPHTGTKTSVLFVQKYNKFEHLIYILHSSS from the coding sequence ATGAAGCTAACAGAAATATTAAGAGACTCAAATTACAAGTTAACACAGTTCTCACAAGAGCAAATTGAAAAATTAGAACGTGAAGTTTTTCTAAAAGACATTAGAGGAACTCAAACGCCTTATTTCAATTGTTTGGTGCGTAGAAAAGAAATTAAACTGACACCAGAAGAAACGGTTAGACAATTATATTTAATGGTTTTAAATGAAGAATATGGTTATCCATTTGAGCGAATGGAAATTGAATATTCGGTGAGTTTTGGTCGTGAAAAGAAAAGAGCCGACATTGTAATTTTTGATAAGCAAGATACCCGTGCTGTTTACATAATGGTAGAATTAAAAAAGCCAAAACTAAAAGACGGAAAAGAACAACTTAAATCTTACTGTAATGCAACTGGAGCTCCAATTGGAATTTGGAGTAATGGAGATTCAATTTCATTTTATAATCGAAAAGACCCAAATTATTTTGAGGACATACCAGATATTCCAAAAGCAACTGAAAAACTTTCTGACGTATTAACTGAACGTTGGACAATTGAAGACCTTATTGCTAAAGACAAATTAGTTACCGAAAAAAAATCGTTGAAAGATTTGATTTTGGAAATGGAAGATGAAGTTTTGGCAAATGCAGGGGTTGACGTATTTGAGGAACTTTTCAAACTGATTTTCACAAAATTATTTGACGAAATGGAAAGTGGACGAAATAAAACTCGTCACTTGGCATTTAGAAATTATGGAGATACGGAGAACGAATTAAAAGAGAAAATCCAAGCTCTTTTTGAAAAAGCAAAAGGTAAATGGGAAGGCGTTTTTTCTGATGATTCAAAAATTATGCTAACTCCTTCTCATCTTTCTGTTTGTGTTTCTTCATTGCAAGATGTTAAACTTTTCAACTCTAATTTAGATGTTGTAGATGAAGCGTTTGAATATTTAATAAACAAAAGTAGCAAAGGAGAAAAAGGGCAATATTTTACACCTAGATATGTAATTGATATGTGTGTAAAAATGATGAATCCACAAGTAGAAGAAAAAGTAATTGATACAGCTGCTGGAAGTTGTGGTTTTCCTGTTCATTCCATTTTTCACGTTTGGGAACAAATTCTTAAAGAAAAAGGAATACCTAAAAGTCACTTATTTACAACAGAAGAAAAACCAACCGAATGTATTGATTATGTGCAAAACAATGTTTTTGCCATAGATTTTGATGAAAAAGCGGTTCGTGTTGCAAGAACTTTGAATTTAATTGCAGGTGATGGGCAAACCAATGTTTTACATTTAAACACGTTGGATTGGGAACGTTGGGATGAAAAAACAGAAGATGAAGACTGGCAAGACACCTATTTTGAAGGTTGGAAAAAATTGAAGAAATTACGTGAAGACAAAAACAGCAATAGAGATTTTGACTTTGATGTGTTAATGGCTAATCCACCATTTGCGGGAGACATTAAAGAGAGTAGAATTTTATCTAAATATGAATTAGGAAAAAAACCAAACGGAAAATACCAAACCAAAGTAGGGCGTGATATTTTGTTTATCGAGCGTAATTTAGATTTTCTAAAACCAGGTGGACGAATGGCAGTTGTATTGCCACAAGGTAGATTCAACAACAGTAGCGATAAAAATATACGTGATTTTATTGCTGAAAAATGTAGAATTTTAGGTGTTGTTGGATTACACGGCAATGTGTTTAAACCCCATACTGGCACAAAAACTTCTGTACTTTTTGTACAGAAATATAATAAATTTGAACATTTAATCTATATTTTGCATTCTTCGAGTTAG
- a CDS encoding restriction endonuclease — protein MITIQQAVDGFKELIETSIIEGGIKAKEAIIRSSRPINFIHEAVKADFIRKGISPDRIHPPLGASKPELKLAGFIKQKHQDVCVSPDGYIPDSEIMTEGILREATDYYGKDYTERTISVNIRSQMSSLAKNFDTLYERTIAEAQNLHVRCPKMVLGEVYMIPVKEYDAAVMDNNVVQFIDKVGAVEKYIKSFQAINGRLDYTREDYKYERVCLLLVDFEQSPAKIYSTNQDLINDGLLDESSTASIDELSWETFTDNILSNYETRFGS, from the coding sequence TTGATAACGATTCAACAAGCTGTTGACGGATTTAAAGAACTAATCGAAACTTCAATTATTGAAGGTGGAATTAAAGCAAAAGAAGCAATAATTAGGTCTTCTCGACCAATTAATTTTATACACGAAGCTGTTAAAGCTGATTTTATTAGAAAAGGAATATCTCCTGATAGAATTCATCCACCGCTTGGAGCTTCAAAACCTGAACTCAAGTTAGCTGGATTTATTAAACAAAAGCATCAAGATGTTTGCGTTTCACCTGATGGTTATATTCCCGATTCTGAAATAATGACTGAAGGAATTTTAAGAGAAGCAACTGATTATTATGGCAAAGATTATACGGAACGTACAATTTCTGTAAATATTCGTAGCCAAATGAGTTCACTTGCTAAAAATTTTGATACGCTTTACGAAAGAACTATTGCAGAAGCACAAAATCTACATGTTAGATGCCCTAAAATGGTATTAGGAGAAGTCTATATGATACCTGTGAAAGAATATGATGCCGCTGTTATGGATAATAATGTAGTTCAATTTATTGATAAAGTCGGTGCTGTCGAAAAATATATAAAATCCTTTCAAGCAATTAATGGACGTTTAGATTATACTCGTGAAGATTACAAATATGAAAGGGTTTGTTTATTACTTGTTGATTTTGAACAATCACCAGCTAAAATTTATAGTACAAATCAAGACTTAATAAATGACGGACTGTTAGATGAAAGTTCTACTGCAAGTATTGATGAATTGTCTTGGGAAACTTTCACTGACAATATTTTATCAAATTACGAAACGAGGTTTGGGAGTTGA
- a CDS encoding helix-turn-helix transcriptional regulator, protein MEIKSKIGNRIKELREVKQMSQKDLAYTSDLDRSYIASVENGQRNISIVNIEKIAIALGVSLIEFFGNDKFDNDSTSC, encoded by the coding sequence GTGGAAATAAAATCTAAAATAGGTAATCGTATCAAAGAATTAAGAGAGGTCAAGCAGATGTCTCAAAAGGATTTAGCATATACGTCTGATTTAGATAGAAGCTACATTGCGAGTGTTGAAAATGGTCAAAGAAATATTTCAATTGTAAATATTGAAAAAATCGCTATTGCACTTGGAGTATCATTAATAGAATTTTTTGGGAATGACAAATTTGATAACGATTCAACAAGCTGTTGA